GGAAACACGAAGGGGAACGCCCCCTCGATGATCAGCATCAGCGCTACTGCGAGCAACAACGAGCCAGCCAGGTCCATGCGAGCGACGGCGCCGCTCGACGCGGCGCCCCAAGGTCAGTGTTTGCGGGGAGCAGGTGCCGCCGGTGCGGCACCGCCCGTCGGGCTGCGCATGAAGCGGAAGAACTCGCTGTCGGGATCGACGACGATGATGTCGTTGCGCTTGAACGTATTCCGGTAGGCCTGCAGGCTCGCGTAGAACTGATAGAACTGCGGATCGCGACCGAACGCATCGGCGGCGATCGTCGCGGCTTTTGCGTCGCCCTCGCCCTTGATCGTCTGCGCGGACTTGTACGCGTTCGCGAGCACGGCCTGCTGTTCGCGCTCGGCGTCGGCCTTGATCTGCTCGACGTCGGCCGCGCCTTCCGCACGCACCTGCGCGGCCTGATCGCGCAGCGCGCCGATCATCCGTTGATAGACGGCATCCGTCTGCGCGGCCGGCAGGTCGACGCGCGTCAGCTGGACGTCGACCACGTCGACGCCGAAACCGGCCGCCTTCGCCTTGGCCGCGTCGCGGGCCGCATCGGCGATCGCACGCTGGCCGCCAAGGGCGTCGTCGAGCGCGCGCTGGCCGAACGCATCGCCGAGCGCACTCTTCAGCACGCCGGTCAGGCGTTCGGTGGCCGCTGCCGGGTCGCCGCCCGTCGCGGTGAAATACTTCATCGGATCGCTGATCCGGTACTTCACCGCATACGCGACGAGCAGGTCGTGCTTGTCTTGGGTCGCCAGCTGCAGCGGATCGGACGACTCGAGCGATTGCAGGCGCGTGTCGATCAGCGTGGCCGTTTGCAACGGCGGCGGCAGCTTGAAGTGGATGCCCGGGCCCGCGAGTTCGGGCTGCACGCCGTCGCGGCCCGACAGCACGGCCGCATGGCGCGGATCGACGGTCAGGACCGTCGAGGACGCCGCGAAGGCAACGATCACGATTGCGACGACGAGCGCAATGATTCGGTTCATGTTCTGCGCTCCCCGTTACTTCGTATCGTCTTCGCGCGACCGGCTGCGAAACGCTTCGCGCGATCGCAGCACGTCGACACCCGACGCCGCGGCTGCCGGTGCGGCGCTCGCGGGTACGGCCGCAGCCGCGGCCGGCGCGACGGCTGCCGGTGCCGACGCCGCATCGGGCGCGGACGCACCGGTGGACGCCGCGGCATTTT
The DNA window shown above is from Burkholderia cepacia and carries:
- the hflC gene encoding protease modulator HflC translates to MNRIIALVVAIVIVAFAASSTVLTVDPRHAAVLSGRDGVQPELAGPGIHFKLPPPLQTATLIDTRLQSLESSDPLQLATQDKHDLLVAYAVKYRISDPMKYFTATGGDPAAATERLTGVLKSALGDAFGQRALDDALGGQRAIADAARDAAKAKAAGFGVDVVDVQLTRVDLPAAQTDAVYQRMIGALRDQAAQVRAEGAADVEQIKADAEREQQAVLANAYKSAQTIKGEGDAKAATIAADAFGRDPQFYQFYASLQAYRNTFKRNDIIVVDPDSEFFRFMRSPTGGAAPAAPAPRKH